In the genome of Deinococcus sp. YIM 134068, one region contains:
- the ccsA gene encoding cytochrome c biogenesis protein CcsA, whose amino-acid sequence MRQDRLTTGLGAATLLALGVAVALGLSAPLDVNQGSLVRLMFVHVPTAWLSYLAYGGTGLFGLLYLVTRQRRFDRLALASAEIGVLFTVATIVGGMLWAKPTWGVYWVWDARLTTTALSLVVYGGYLLIRTLIDDPDRRARVAAVVGLVGTLYVPINYMAVEWWRGVHQTQTLKLLGKIRFDAAPVYGWVLLVATAAFTLLYLYLLRVRATLAAREEEREERELMGDLAGMEVARG is encoded by the coding sequence ATGAGACAAGATCGACTCACGACGGGGCTGGGCGCGGCAACCCTGCTCGCCCTGGGGGTGGCGGTGGCGCTGGGGCTGAGCGCACCGCTGGACGTGAACCAGGGGTCGCTCGTGCGGCTGATGTTCGTCCACGTGCCGACCGCGTGGCTGAGCTACCTCGCCTACGGGGGCACGGGCCTGTTCGGGCTGCTGTACCTCGTGACCCGGCAGCGGCGCTTCGACCGGCTGGCGCTGGCGAGTGCGGAGATCGGCGTGCTGTTCACGGTGGCGACCATCGTGGGCGGGATGCTGTGGGCCAAGCCGACCTGGGGCGTGTACTGGGTGTGGGACGCGCGCCTGACGACCACCGCCCTGAGCCTCGTCGTGTACGGGGGCTATCTGCTCATCCGCACCCTGATCGACGACCCCGACCGCCGGGCGCGTGTGGCGGCGGTGGTCGGGCTGGTGGGCACCCTGTACGTGCCGATCAACTACATGGCGGTGGAGTGGTGGCGGGGCGTTCACCAGACGCAGACGCTGAAGCTGCTCGGCAAGATTCGCTTCGACGCCGCGCCCGTCTACGGCTGGGTGCTGCTCGTGGCGACCGCCGCCTTCACGCTGCTGTACCTGTACCTCCTGCGCGTGCGGGCCACCCTCGCCGCCCGCGAGGAGGAACGCGAGGAGCGCGAGCTGATGGGCGACCTCGCCGGAATGGAGGTGGCCCGTGGATAA
- a CDS encoding heme exporter protein CcmB, translating into MKSALTLAAKDLRVAGRTRDTLLATAFFAGLVLLVLGLALGGDGAARTPGQAAEVAAGAVWTALALAAAVGAGRAFAQEQEAGALEQLLLYPGAHGALYVGKLLGVLGPLLLVAAFTLPAGLVLFGAAGAGRAVPWAALTLLTLLGVVGFAAGTTFYSAITVNLRAREALLPALAFPILVPVVIASVKGTSLLLTGGWTPEVTSWVVFLVAFDLGTVILATLLFPYAVEG; encoded by the coding sequence ATGAAGTCCGCCCTCACCCTCGCCGCCAAGGACCTCCGCGTGGCCGGGCGCACGCGGGACACGCTGCTGGCGACCGCCTTTTTCGCGGGGCTGGTCCTCCTCGTGCTGGGGCTGGCGCTGGGGGGGGACGGGGCGGCGCGCACACCCGGTCAGGCGGCGGAAGTGGCGGCGGGGGCGGTGTGGACGGCGCTCGCGCTCGCGGCGGCGGTGGGGGCGGGGCGGGCCTTCGCGCAGGAGCAGGAGGCAGGGGCGCTGGAGCAGCTTCTCCTGTATCCGGGGGCACACGGGGCGTTGTACGTGGGCAAGCTCCTCGGCGTGCTGGGGCCGCTGCTGCTCGTCGCGGCGTTCACCCTTCCGGCGGGGCTGGTGCTGTTCGGGGCGGCGGGCGCGGGGCGGGCGGTGCCGTGGGCGGCCCTGACGCTGCTGACCCTGCTCGGCGTGGTGGGCTTCGCGGCGGGGACGACCTTCTACAGCGCCATCACCGTCAACCTGCGGGCGCGTGAGGCGCTGCTGCCCGCGCTCGCCTTCCCCATCCTCGTGCCCGTGGTGATCGCCTCGGTCAAGGGAACCTCCCTCCTGCTCACGGGCGGGTGGACGCCGGAGGTGACGAGCTGGGTGGTCTTCCTCGTGGCGTTCGACCTGGGGACGGTCATTCTGGCGACGCTGCTGTTTCCTTATGCGGTGGAGGGGTAG
- a CDS encoding ABC transporter ATP-binding protein — translation MAEGVRGQWSAGSGEWEKAGNPSTHPSPLTPHPHALQLRDLWLRLGREVILRGVTLDVPTGEGVTLLGENGAGKTTLLRVLASGLRPTRGEGRVLGFDLRDGRAVRNHVHLMPVDGGLYPDLTGEENLTFALKMHGQTGDVTAALRRVGLKRAAGRRTRFLSAGMRKRLALARAHLLARPVTLVDEPFANLDDAGRELTLDLLGDLAGRGVTLMIAAHEPHLARRVAPRAVRLVGGRVEEA, via the coding sequence GTGGCTGAGGGTGTAAGAGGTCAGTGGTCGGCGGGAAGTGGTGAGTGGGAGAAGGCTGGCAACCCGTCCACTCACCCCTCACCCCTCACCCCTCACCCCCACGCCCTCCAGCTCCGCGACCTCTGGCTCCGGCTGGGCCGCGAGGTCATCCTGCGCGGCGTGACGCTGGACGTGCCCACCGGGGAGGGCGTCACGCTGCTGGGTGAGAACGGCGCGGGCAAGACGACGCTGCTGCGTGTGCTCGCGTCGGGGCTGCGGCCCACGCGGGGGGAGGGGCGGGTGCTGGGCTTCGACCTGCGCGACGGGCGGGCGGTGCGCAACCACGTACACCTCATGCCGGTGGACGGCGGCCTCTACCCCGACCTGACGGGCGAGGAGAACCTGACGTTCGCCCTCAAGATGCACGGGCAGACGGGGGACGTGACGGCGGCGCTGCGGCGCGTGGGGCTGAAGCGGGCGGCGGGGCGGCGGACGCGCTTCCTCTCGGCGGGGATGCGAAAGCGGCTCGCCCTCGCCCGCGCACACCTCCTCGCCCGGCCCGTCACGCTGGTGGACGAACCCTTCGCCAACCTCGACGACGCGGGGCGGGAGTTGACGCTGGACCTCCTCGGGGACCTCGCGGGGAGGGGCGTGACGCTGATGATCGCCGCCCACGAACCGCACCTCGCGCGGCGGGTGGCTCCCCGTGCGGTGCGGCTGGTGGGGGGGCGGGTGGAGGAGGCTTGA
- a CDS encoding metallophosphoesterase family protein, protein MRLAAIYDIHGNLPALEAVFEDIARADVDEVVVGGDVVAGPMPRETLAFLLNAPVPVRFIRGNADREVVSQMQGGDVGAVPEHVRAITRWVARQLQPEHLRLLSSWPATLSRSVDGLGEVLFCHATPRSDTDVFTRLTPEAHLDTAFQNLRAGLVVCGHTHMQFDRRVGHTRVVNAGSVGMPYGEPGASWVLLGPGVEFRRTDYDLLRAAARIRRTGYPEAGAFADRNVVLPPTEAEALEVFTRMERGQGRSS, encoded by the coding sequence ATGCGTCTGGCGGCGATCTACGACATCCACGGCAATCTTCCCGCGCTGGAGGCCGTCTTCGAGGACATCGCGCGGGCGGACGTGGATGAGGTCGTGGTCGGGGGCGATGTCGTCGCCGGACCCATGCCGCGTGAGACGCTGGCGTTCCTGCTGAATGCTCCCGTCCCGGTGCGGTTCATCCGGGGCAACGCAGACCGTGAGGTTGTGTCCCAGATGCAGGGCGGGGACGTGGGTGCGGTCCCGGAACACGTTCGGGCGATCACCCGCTGGGTCGCCCGGCAGCTCCAGCCCGAGCATCTTCGGCTCCTGTCGAGTTGGCCCGCCACCCTCTCCCGGTCGGTGGACGGTCTGGGCGAGGTGCTGTTCTGCCACGCCACCCCGAGGAGCGACACGGACGTTTTCACCAGGTTGACCCCGGAGGCCCACCTCGACACCGCGTTTCAGAACCTCCGCGCCGGGCTTGTCGTCTGCGGCCATACCCATATGCAGTTCGACCGAAGGGTGGGACACACACGGGTCGTCAATGCCGGGAGCGTGGGGATGCCCTACGGGGAACCGGGAGCCTCCTGGGTGCTGCTCGGTCCGGGTGTGGAGTTCAGGCGCACGGACTACGACCTCCTCCGGGCCGCCGCACGCATTCGCCGGACGGGCTACCCGGAGGCGGGAGCGTTCGCCGACCGGAATGTGGTGCTCCCCCCAACGGAGGCGGAGGCCCTCGAAGTGTTCACGCGGATGGAGCGGGGGCAGGGACGCTCCTCGTAG
- a CDS encoding cytochrome c biogenesis CcdA family protein, with translation MFASPGAPSVTVAFLAGLISFLSPCVLPLVPSYLGVIGGARAPLTRALGFILGFGLVFIALGATASSLGALLAPHKILLGRVAAVLIVFFGLVMLGAIRLPVLMRDTRALAGAGGYGPVALGAAFAFGWSPCLGPALGSILGLAASSASLGTGVGLLAAYTLGLALPFLLAALLWNRLNLRRLNRYAGVFERVGGAVLVLVGVLMLTGQFTRLATFFYEVTPAWLRV, from the coding sequence ATGTTCGCCTCTCCCGGTGCCCCGTCTGTCACGGTGGCCTTTCTCGCAGGGTTGATCTCGTTTCTCAGCCCGTGCGTGCTGCCGCTGGTGCCGAGTTACCTCGGCGTGATCGGCGGGGCGCGGGCACCCCTGACGCGGGCGCTGGGTTTCATCCTGGGCTTCGGCCTCGTGTTCATCGCGCTGGGGGCGACGGCGAGCAGCCTGGGTGCCCTGCTCGCGCCGCACAAGATTCTGCTCGGGCGGGTGGCCGCCGTCCTCATCGTCTTCTTCGGGCTGGTGATGCTGGGCGCGATTCGGCTTCCCGTGCTGATGCGCGACACGCGGGCGCTGGCGGGGGCGGGGGGATACGGCCCGGTAGCCCTCGGCGCGGCGTTCGCCTTCGGGTGGAGTCCGTGTCTCGGCCCGGCGCTCGGCAGCATTCTCGGGCTGGCGGCCAGCAGCGCGAGCCTGGGGACGGGGGTGGGCCTCCTCGCGGCGTATACGCTCGGCCTCGCTCTCCCCTTCCTCCTCGCCGCGCTGCTGTGGAATCGCCTCAACCTGCGGCGGCTCAACCGCTATGCGGGCGTGTTCGAGCGGGTCGGCGGCGCGGTCCTCGTCCTCGTCGGCGTGCTGATGCTGACGGGGCAGTTCACGCGGCTGGCGACGTTTTTCTATGAGGTGACGCCCGCGTGGCTGAGGGTGTAA
- the ccmE gene encoding cytochrome c maturation protein CcmE: MTAPSPLPQARRRKRSPLPTVLGVLALVGLTGFIAFGNLGRSLEYFVTPTEYVQQRAELEGRPLRMGGLVRAVRYDPQTLDLRFDVTDGGASFPVQYTGAVSDLFKENQGVVVRGEFQGNTFHASELVVKHSEEYNVPQTQAELKDLLRQSE; the protein is encoded by the coding sequence TTGACCGCTCCCTCTCCCCTGCCGCAAGCGAGGCGGCGCAAGCGCAGTCCACTCCCTACCGTCCTCGGCGTCCTCGCCCTCGTCGGACTGACGGGCTTCATCGCCTTCGGAAATCTGGGCCGGAGCCTCGAATACTTCGTCACGCCCACGGAGTACGTGCAGCAGCGCGCGGAGCTGGAGGGCCGACCCCTCCGCATGGGTGGCCTCGTGCGGGCGGTGCGGTACGACCCGCAGACGCTCGACCTCCGCTTCGACGTGACGGACGGCGGCGCGAGCTTCCCGGTGCAGTACACGGGCGCGGTGAGCGATCTGTTCAAGGAGAACCAGGGCGTCGTGGTGCGCGGGGAGTTTCAGGGCAATACCTTCCACGCCTCCGAACTCGTGGTGAAGCACTCCGAGGAGTACAACGTGCCCCAGACGCAGGCGGAGTTGAAGGACCTGCTGAGGCAGAGCGAGTGA
- a CDS encoding heme lyase CcmF/NrfE family subunit, producing MLNLISFQSSALGALGQLALLAALAFTLGGTWLAVVGGLRADTRATEAARRAVWAVFALVSLATLTLMAALLGDDFSVRYVAEHSMRASPTWVKVTSLWGALEGSILLWAWLLAGFAFVLSLTLRRDALRPWALGAMFVSLLFFVGVCASVASPFTPVAQIPADGRGPNPALQNHWMMAIHPVLLYLGFVGLAVPFAYAVAALITGRLSDHWVVATRRWTLTAWAFLTAAIVAGGWWSYETLGWGGYWAWDPVENASLIPWLLATAFLHSVQIQERRGLMRAWNVWLIVLAYASTVLGTFLNRSGIVQSVHAFAGGPVGPVFLGFLAFLLVAGIGLAAWRAPHLRDEADAPAPVSREGAFLAGNWLFLVFAVMVLVGTLFPTLVEAVQGRRDASVGPAFYNAFAIPLGLGLMLLMGVGPLLPWRRAEGEKLWQALRPLLLAGLSAGLLAFVLGVRSPGVLGTIALSAYNLVGLGLLTLRALRQRGGGFAGLVREQPRRYGAYLAHVGLVVMALGIAFSGAYRQDAQATLNVGAAPSRLLNETLALRSVGVERRTDGASQVARVLIDGRPFEARLNTFIQGGETAFAAPAVRYGLLGDTYLVVTAFDPQGRWASVRLIESPLISWIWWGTLVVVLGAGLTLVTPRRAAVRVPVTRAAAATD from the coding sequence ATGCTGAATCTGATCTCCTTCCAATCGAGCGCCCTGGGCGCGCTGGGCCAACTGGCGCTGCTGGCGGCCCTCGCCTTCACGCTGGGCGGGACGTGGCTTGCCGTCGTGGGCGGGCTGCGGGCCGACACGCGGGCGACCGAGGCGGCGCGGCGGGCGGTGTGGGCGGTCTTCGCGCTCGTGAGCCTGGCGACGCTGACGCTGATGGCGGCGCTGCTGGGCGACGACTTCTCGGTGCGGTACGTGGCCGAACACTCCATGCGCGCCTCACCCACCTGGGTCAAGGTGACGAGCCTGTGGGGGGCGCTGGAGGGGTCCATCCTGCTGTGGGCGTGGCTGCTCGCGGGCTTCGCCTTCGTGCTGAGCCTGACCCTGCGGCGCGACGCCCTGCGGCCCTGGGCGCTCGGCGCGATGTTCGTCAGCCTGCTCTTCTTCGTGGGCGTGTGCGCCTCGGTCGCCAGCCCGTTCACGCCGGTCGCACAGATTCCAGCAGACGGACGCGGCCCCAACCCCGCCCTGCAAAACCACTGGATGATGGCGATTCACCCCGTCCTGCTGTACCTGGGCTTCGTGGGACTGGCCGTGCCCTTCGCCTACGCGGTCGCCGCGCTCATCACGGGGCGGCTGTCGGACCACTGGGTCGTCGCCACCCGGCGCTGGACGCTGACGGCGTGGGCCTTTCTCACCGCCGCCATCGTCGCGGGCGGGTGGTGGAGCTACGAGACGCTGGGCTGGGGCGGCTACTGGGCCTGGGACCCGGTGGAGAACGCCTCCCTCATCCCCTGGCTGCTCGCCACGGCGTTCCTGCACTCGGTTCAGATTCAGGAGCGGCGCGGGCTGATGCGCGCGTGGAACGTGTGGTTGATCGTGCTGGCCTACGCCTCGACGGTGCTGGGGACCTTCCTCAACCGAAGCGGCATCGTGCAGAGCGTCCACGCCTTCGCAGGGGGTCCGGTGGGGCCGGTCTTTCTGGGCTTCCTCGCCTTCCTGCTCGTGGCGGGCATCGGGCTGGCGGCGTGGCGTGCGCCCCACCTGCGCGACGAGGCGGACGCCCCCGCCCCGGTCAGCCGCGAGGGCGCGTTCCTGGCGGGCAACTGGCTCTTCCTCGTCTTCGCGGTGATGGTGCTCGTCGGCACCCTCTTCCCCACCCTTGTCGAGGCGGTGCAGGGACGGCGGGACGCTTCCGTGGGACCGGCCTTCTACAACGCCTTCGCCATTCCGCTGGGGCTGGGCCTCATGCTGCTGATGGGCGTGGGGCCGCTCCTCCCGTGGCGGCGGGCCGAGGGGGAGAAGCTGTGGCAGGCGTTGCGGCCCCTGCTGCTCGCCGGACTGAGCGCGGGTCTCCTCGCCTTCGTGCTCGGCGTACGTAGCCCTGGCGTGCTGGGGACAATTGCGCTCTCGGCGTACAACCTCGTCGGGCTGGGATTGCTGACCCTGCGGGCGCTGCGGCAGCGGGGCGGCGGCTTCGCTGGCCTCGTGCGTGAGCAGCCCCGGCGGTACGGCGCTTACCTCGCCCACGTCGGCCTCGTCGTGATGGCGCTGGGCATCGCGTTCTCGGGCGCATACCGGCAGGACGCGCAGGCGACGCTAAATGTCGGCGCGGCTCCCTCCCGACTCCTCAACGAGACGCTGGCGCTGCGGAGCGTCGGCGTGGAGCGCCGGACCGATGGCGCGTCCCAGGTCGCCCGCGTGCTGATCGACGGTCGGCCCTTCGAGGCGCGGTTGAACACTTTCATTCAGGGCGGGGAGACGGCCTTCGCCGCGCCCGCCGTGCGCTACGGCCTGCTGGGCGACACCTACCTCGTCGTCACCGCCTTCGACCCGCAGGGACGCTGGGCGAGCGTGCGTCTGATCGAGAGTCCGCTCATCTCGTGGATTTGGTGGGGCACGCTCGTCGTGGTGCTGGGCGCGGGCCTGACGCTCGTGACGCCCCGGCGCGCGGCGGTGCGGGTGCCCGTGACGCGGGCGGCGGCGGCGACGGATTAG
- a CDS encoding penicillin-binding protein, whose protein sequence is MRAMRRAPLLTLLLALGIPDAGARVRLGEPLPPHPWTAAEREVVVVYSHDCGDLGELWGAVLAAGLPVRAVNAEEVAAPAPKGVNVWRGPDATAFARALRVGAYPTVLLVREGRVLNAWEGNFAGELGLGR, encoded by the coding sequence ATGCGGGCCATGAGACGCGCGCCCCTGCTCACGCTGCTGCTGGCCCTCGGCATTCCGGACGCGGGGGCGCGGGTGCGGTTGGGGGAGCCGCTTCCTCCTCATCCCTGGACGGCGGCGGAGCGGGAGGTCGTCGTCGTGTACTCGCACGACTGCGGCGACCTGGGGGAGTTGTGGGGCGCGGTGCTGGCGGCGGGGCTGCCCGTGCGCGCCGTGAACGCGGAGGAGGTCGCCGCCCCGGCCCCGAAGGGCGTGAACGTGTGGCGCGGCCCGGACGCGACCGCCTTCGCCCGCGCCCTGCGGGTGGGGGCCTACCCCACCGTGCTGCTCGTGCGGGAGGGGCGGGTGCTCAACGCCTGGGAGGGGAACTTCGCGGGGGAGCTGGGGCTGGGGCGGTGA
- a CDS encoding leucine-rich repeat domain-containing protein: MNHQHTTGARGHELLALLERDSQASPNHLNLNGCRLSAMPDPLRRCTNARVLSVYDNELTTVPEWVWDLTRLTTLNLSANRLTELSSGLGRLTELEMLDLGHNGLDALPDVFNRLPSLRFLYVSNNRLTELPESLRHLRSLAYLNVTDNALTKLPEWLGDLTGLVELRAYNNALTSLPGSLGGLTELRELHVMKNRLTHLPPELGNCARLSKLNLQDNALTTLPAEICKLTALTELDLRFNDLTELPASLADLTNLRFLDLRANSLTALPEGLAFLPHLEKLDLRWNRLSSLPPAFRQLEERGCLIYT, from the coding sequence ATGAACCATCAGCACACCACCGGAGCGCGCGGTCACGAGTTGCTGGCCCTCCTTGAACGAGACTCGCAGGCGTCGCCCAACCATCTCAACCTGAACGGCTGCCGCCTCTCGGCCATGCCCGACCCCCTGCGGCGCTGCACCAACGCGCGGGTCCTGAGCGTGTACGACAACGAATTGACGACGGTGCCGGAATGGGTGTGGGACCTGACCCGGCTGACCACCCTGAACCTCTCGGCCAACCGTCTGACGGAACTCTCGTCGGGCCTGGGCCGCCTGACCGAGTTGGAGATGCTCGACCTCGGCCACAACGGTCTGGATGCTTTGCCGGACGTGTTTAACCGTCTGCCCTCCCTGCGGTTCCTCTACGTAAGCAACAACCGTTTGACCGAGTTGCCCGAGTCGCTGCGGCACCTGCGCTCGCTGGCCTACCTCAACGTCACGGACAATGCCCTCACAAAATTGCCGGAGTGGCTGGGCGACCTGACGGGGTTGGTCGAACTCCGCGCGTACAACAATGCCCTCACGTCCCTACCCGGCTCGCTGGGAGGGCTGACCGAGTTGCGCGAACTCCACGTCATGAAGAATCGTCTGACCCACCTGCCGCCGGAATTGGGGAACTGTGCCCGCCTGAGCAAGCTGAACCTGCAAGACAACGCTCTCACGACGCTCCCAGCAGAGATATGCAAGCTAACCGCACTCACCGAACTGGACCTCCGCTTCAACGACCTGACGGAGCTGCCCGCGTCCCTGGCCGACCTGACAAACCTGCGCTTCCTCGATCTGCGGGCGAACTCACTGACCGCGCTGCCGGAGGGGCTGGCCTTCCTCCCCCACCTAGAAAAGCTGGACCTGCGTTGGAATCGCCTCTCCTCCCTGCCCCCCGCCTTCCGGCAACTGGAGGAGCGGGGGTGCCTGATCTACACCTGA